The Chloroflexota bacterium genomic interval TATGAGGCAGTCAAGGAACATTATGTGATTACCCCCGAACTGATGCAGAAGGCCAAGGAAAACATGGTGGTCATGCATCCCTTGCCCCGGGTGGGAGAGATCCATTATGCTGTGGATAGCGATCCCAGGGCTGCCTATTTCCGCCAGGTTCGCAACGGCATGTACATTCGGATGGCTTTGCTGGCCGCTGTTCTGGGACGGGTGTAACCGAGGTTTGGGCGGACAGAACTCCATGGAAAGTCATTAACCAGCGGGCCCTGTCTCGCCCTAATCGAGAAGAGTAGGAGTCATGGCCGACACAAGCCTGATATGTGAATTTCTTGGATTTCATCTGAACTCCCCCCTGGTGCTGGCGTCAGGTATCATCGGCACCAGCCGTACCCTCATGCGGCGCGCGGCCAAAAATGGCGCAGGTATGGTCACTGCCAAGAGCTGCGGCCCGCTGCCGCGGGCGGGACATCCCAATCCAGTGGCGCTTGACTGGGGCCGCGGGTTGATCAACGCCATCGGGTTGAGCAATCCGGGTGCCCGGGAAGAGGCGGAACTGCTGGCACAGACGCGCCAGGATCTGCATCCTTTGGGTGTGCCTCTGATCGCCAGCATCTTCGCGGGGACTGTCAGGGAATTTGGCGAGGTGGCCAGCGTGGTGGCACAGGCAAGGCCCGATATTCTGGAAGTCAACATCTCCTGTCCCAACGTGAGCGATGAGTTCGGTACGCCATTTGCTGGCTCTCCGCAAACTGCCGCCGCTGTCACCGAGTCGGTAAAACGGGCCTTGCATGGCGTTGCCGAATCAACAGGCCATGCCATACCTATCAGTGTCAAACTGGCACCCAACGTGCCCGACATCGCCCGAATCGCAGCAGCAGTGGTTGAGGCAGGCGCCGATGCGATTACCGCCATCAACACCATGCCCGGCATGGTCATCGATACAGCCTCCGGTCGACCAGTGCTTTCCAATCGGGTGGGTGGAGTCTCCGGACCCGCGCTCAAACCGGTGGCACTGCGTTGCGTCTATGAGATCGCCCAGGCGGTAGAGGTGCCCATCATTGGCACCGGTGGCATAACCACTGGCACCGATGCTGTCGAGATGTTAGCAGCCGGGGCCAGCGTCGCGGGAGTAGGATCGGCCGTCTATTATCGGGGCGTCGACGCGTTGCGCGAGATCAACCGGGAGCTGGCGGCATTTATGGGCCTTCACGGATATGGCACGGTGGCCGGCCTGAGGAGAAGGGCGTTGTGAAAAGAAACCAGCCAACGGGCGAAGATGCCGGCCATGAGGGCGGCAGAATACCTGGTGGTTTGCTGCTACATCAACCGATGCGGATTATGGCGATCCGCCAGGAGAATGCCACCACCAGGTCCTTTGTTCTCGACGGGAAGCTCGATGCCCTGCCGGGCCAGTTTGTAATGGCCTGGTTACCCGATATCGATGAAAAGCCCTTCGGCCTTGCCCTGGCCGATCCGGTGACCCTGACCATTGCTGCTGTTGGACCCTTTAGCCAGGCGCTTCACGATCTGCAGGCAGGTGATCTGATCTGGATCAGGGGGCCATTGGGCAAAGGTTACCTGCTGCCTGGCGGTGACCACGCACCCATGCGGAATCTGCTCATCGGTGGGGGCTACGGTGTAGCGCCTCTGTTTTTTCTGGCCCAGCGTCTCCTGTCGCTGAAGCAGCCCGTCGCCATGATTATTGGCGCGCGCACTGCCCATGGGCTGCTGTTTGTGGAGCAAATCCGAAAGCTTGGTATTCCGCTCCAGTTGACAACGGAGGATGGTTCGCAGGGGTTGCCGGGACTGGTGACCGATGCTGTCGGGCCGATTCTGGACGGTGAACCCAGGCTCGCGAGCATGATCTATGCCTGCGGTCCCCCTGGCATGCTTCAGGCCATCGCCAGGGTTGGGATGAAGCGGCGCGTCCAGGTGCAGTTGTCATGGGAGGCTCATATGCGTTGCGGCATCGGCCTGTGTGGCAGCTGCGAGGTGGGGGATGGATGGCTGGTGTGCCTTGATGGGCCGGTGTTTCAAGCTGACCCGACCGGGGGATAGCCAGGCCTGGTTGCGCGCGTAGCGATAAACGTAGCAATGTATTTGTCGAGGATGAAATCGGGCCAGCGATCCTCGTAAAAGCCGGTGATGGCAAAGCCTGCATCGATCTGGCCGCCGATCTGATCGTCCAGGGTATGGCCGAATTCCATGGCGTTGCCCTCGGCCTTCAGCCGTTGCCGTACTTCTTCCGGTGGATCGGTCAGGTCGGAATAGGGAACAGAATACCTGACCTCCAGGATTCCCTGGTCGTCGGCTTTCTCGATGTCGAAGATATAAACCAGCGGGTTCAGAAAGCCCGACAGCAGTGCGCCGCCCGGCCGCAGGATGCGAAAGGCTTCCCGCCAGACCGAGCGTACATCGGGTACGAACAGATTCGACACGGGATGGATGATCAGGTCGAAGGATTTTTCAGGGAAGGGGGACAGGTCCCGCATATCTCCTTCAACGGTTGTGATATCGAGACCATCCCGTTCAGCTACCAGGCGATCCTGGGCCAGCTGCCTGGGCGAGTTATCGAACACCGTTACGTTGGCGCCCGCTGCGGCCAGAATTGGCCCCTGTTGTCCCCCGCCAGAGGCGAGACAGAGCAGATCAAGCCCGTTCATTTCCTGGGGAAACCATTCCCGCGGCACGGGAATCTGCGGTGTAAGAATGATAAACCACTCGCCGCGGCGGGCAGCTGAGGTCACATCGGGATCCACCGGGATCGTCCACTCGTTCTTTCTTTCGACCGCCAGATTCCACGCTTCCCGATTGTAGTCTCTTACATCCATGATCGATCTCCTGCGTACTCGTGGCTGAGCAGCGAAAAACAAAATAGGTCGTGAAAAGCCCCTCTGAAAAAGGCATACTCTCGCAGCAGGCCTTCATTTGTGAAGCCCAGTTTCGTTAGTAGCCGTCTTGATGGCATGTTTCCTGGCATCACCAGAGCTTCCAGACGATGCAGCTCACGGATGTGGAAACCATAGCGAAACATGGCACGCAATGCCTCTGTCATGAAGCCCTGCCGCCAATAGGCTTGAGCCAACTCGTAGCCGATTCCTGCCCGATAGCCGGGGGAAAACAGGTGGAATCCGCAGGTGCCGATTAGATCTCCAGCCGATTTTGTGGCGATTCCCCAGCGGATGCCCGTGCCAAGTTCGAAGCGTTCAGCCTGACGCTCGATGAGTGCCAGGGCCTTATCCAGGCTTCGCAAGGGTTCCAAATCGTAGTATTGGGTGACCTTTGGGTCGCCGAAGATGCGCAGCACCGCAGCGGCATCGGCGGGCGCCATCTGTCGCAGTGTCAGGCGTTCTGTTTCCAGGTCGGGAAAAGGGAAGGCGTTCATGGTCAGGCGGCAATGGTAGCACATTCACATCAAGCGGGCAAAAGCTAAACTACCGCCTCCTGGGTGACGATCGTGAGCCAGGCAGGTGCAGGTGTTGGCAATTGACCATTAGCTAGAGTCGGCCGGCTGGCGGGCCTTGGAAAAGTAGGGTAAACTCAGATTCATGTCCAGACAGAGTTTTTTCTACCAGGAACTGCAGCAGATGCTTGAGCGGCCCGGGTGTCCCGTATGCCAGGTTGGCCGAAAGGCGTCCAATCACTACCTGGAGAACCTGCTGTGGGGCAGTGTTAACGATCCGGAAATCCGACAGGAGTTGAATGAGGCAATGGGTTTCTGTAGCCTGCACAGCAGGGACTTGCTCTCCTTCGAAGGGGAACGGTTGGGGACGGCGATTATCGAGCAGGCGCTGCTCAAAGAAGGCCTGCGTCGACTGCAGCGGGCAAAAGCGCCTGCCGATCGCGGCTTGTGGCAGCGTTTGCAGTTGGGTGGGAAGAAAAACAGCCCTGGCAATGCCGACTCTGCCATGCCCTCCAAAGGCTCCTGTCCCGTCTGCGATCACATGCGAAAACTGGAGAAACGTTCGCTGGAGGAGTTGTTGGCGCACCTGCCAGGCGACTTGGATGAGCCTCTTCAGGCTGCTGGCGGACTCTGCTGGGATCACCTGGCGTGGGCCATGTCGATGCCCATGGATGCCCAAACCGCTACAGCCCTGGTCGAGTTGCACAGCGAAGAGTGGAAGGAAACCATCGGCAACCTGGGGGAGTTCATTCGCAAACGCGACTACAGGTTTAGCCATGAACCCATTAGCGACCAGGAAGGGGAGTCGATCCGGCGGGCAATTGCTATACTGACAGGGGAATATCCGGAGATTCCTTAACCGGCCGCGGCAGATGACCACGGACCGCGACAGATGACCACGGACCGCGACAGATGACCACGGACCGCCGACCACTGACCGCGACAGATGACCGCGGACCGCGACAGATGACCACGGACCGCCGACCACTGACCGCGACAGATGACCGCGGACCGATGACCGCCGTCTTCCGGAAGAGCGGTCCGCCGTCTGCGGTCTTCTGAAAGCGGTCCGCCGTCCGCCGTCCGCGGTCTTCTGAAAGCCGTCCGCCGTCCGTGGTCTTCTGAAAGCCGTCTGCGGTCTTCTGAAAGCCGTCCGCCGTCTGTCGTCCGTGGTCTTCTGAAAGCCGTCCGCCGTCTGCGGTCTTCTGAAAGCCGTCTGCGGTCTTCTGAAAGCGGTCCGCCGTCCGCCGTCTGCGGTCTTCTGAAAGCCGTCCGCGGTCTTCTGAAAGCGGTCCGCCGTCCGCCCCGTCCGCGGTCTTCTGAAAGCCGTCTGCGGTCTTCTGAAAGCCGTCCGTGGTCTGCGGTCTCCTTGCTGATACAGCAACCTTGTGGTAGACTGCTAAGCAAATCCACTAATCTGCTTGGAGGTCCATTGATGTCTGAACCAACTACCGTCAAGGTTAGCAGCCGCTATCAGATCGCATTGCCCAGCCGGGTTCGCCGGAAGCTCAATATCCAGACCGGCGATCGGCTACTGGTCGATGTGCAGGACAATATTCTGATCCTGATGCCTGAACCCAGAGATTATGTAGCCCATATGGCCGGGTTGCACCGCGAGATCTGGTCTGGCACGGATACGACCTCCTATCTGCATGAGGAACGAGAGGCATGGACGCAGCCCCAAGCGCGCTGATCGCTGCGTTGGATGGCCACCAGGTCCTGGGTCTCGACACGTCGGTCTTCATCTACCATTTCGAGGGACATCTTCGTCATCAGCTACTGACCAGTGCACTGCTAACTGCTGTCCAGCGGGGTGAGTGCCAGGCCGTGGCATCGGTGCTTGCTATCATGGAGGTTACCGTGCG includes:
- a CDS encoding dihydroorotate dehydrogenase — translated: MADTSLICEFLGFHLNSPLVLASGIIGTSRTLMRRAAKNGAGMVTAKSCGPLPRAGHPNPVALDWGRGLINAIGLSNPGAREEAELLAQTRQDLHPLGVPLIASIFAGTVREFGEVASVVAQARPDILEVNISCPNVSDEFGTPFAGSPQTAAAVTESVKRALHGVAESTGHAIPISVKLAPNVPDIARIAAAVVEAGADAITAINTMPGMVIDTASGRPVLSNRVGGVSGPALKPVALRCVYEIAQAVEVPIIGTGGITTGTDAVEMLAAGASVAGVGSAVYYRGVDALREINRELAAFMGLHGYGTVAGLRRRAL
- a CDS encoding dihydroorotate dehydrogenase electron transfer subunit, translating into MKRNQPTGEDAGHEGGRIPGGLLLHQPMRIMAIRQENATTRSFVLDGKLDALPGQFVMAWLPDIDEKPFGLALADPVTLTIAAVGPFSQALHDLQAGDLIWIRGPLGKGYLLPGGDHAPMRNLLIGGGYGVAPLFFLAQRLLSLKQPVAMIIGARTAHGLLFVEQIRKLGIPLQLTTEDGSQGLPGLVTDAVGPILDGEPRLASMIYACGPPGMLQAIARVGMKRRVQVQLSWEAHMRCGIGLCGSCEVGDGWLVCLDGPVFQADPTGG
- a CDS encoding class I SAM-dependent methyltransferase, with protein sequence MDVRDYNREAWNLAVERKNEWTIPVDPDVTSAARRGEWFIILTPQIPVPREWFPQEMNGLDLLCLASGGGQQGPILAAAGANVTVFDNSPRQLAQDRLVAERDGLDITTVEGDMRDLSPFPEKSFDLIIHPVSNLFVPDVRSVWREAFRILRPGGALLSGFLNPLVYIFDIEKADDQGILEVRYSVPYSDLTDPPEEVRQRLKAEGNAMEFGHTLDDQIGGQIDAGFAITGFYEDRWPDFILDKYIATFIATRATRPGYPPVGSA
- a CDS encoding GNAT family protein, with product MNAFPFPDLETERLTLRQMAPADAAAVLRIFGDPKVTQYYDLEPLRSLDKALALIERQAERFELGTGIRWGIATKSAGDLIGTCGFHLFSPGYRAGIGYELAQAYWRQGFMTEALRAMFRYGFHIRELHRLEALVMPGNMPSRRLLTKLGFTNEGLLREYAFFRGAFHDLFCFSLLSHEYAGDRSWM
- a CDS encoding DUF6062 family protein; this translates as MSRQSFFYQELQQMLERPGCPVCQVGRKASNHYLENLLWGSVNDPEIRQELNEAMGFCSLHSRDLLSFEGERLGTAIIEQALLKEGLRRLQRAKAPADRGLWQRLQLGGKKNSPGNADSAMPSKGSCPVCDHMRKLEKRSLEELLAHLPGDLDEPLQAAGGLCWDHLAWAMSMPMDAQTATALVELHSEEWKETIGNLGEFIRKRDYRFSHEPISDQEGESIRRAIAILTGEYPEIP
- a CDS encoding AbrB/MazE/SpoVT family DNA-binding domain-containing protein — its product is MSEPTTVKVSSRYQIALPSRVRRKLNIQTGDRLLVDVQDNILILMPEPRDYVAHMAGLHREIWSGTDTTSYLHEEREAWTQPQAR